In the genome of Neofelis nebulosa isolate mNeoNeb1 chromosome 8, mNeoNeb1.pri, whole genome shotgun sequence, one region contains:
- the CDCA3 gene encoding cell division cycle-associated protein 3 isoform X2 has translation MGSAKSSPVTPARPPPHNKLLARVADPRSPSAGILRTPIQVESSPQPTLPAGEQLECPNEAQDSDPRSPTLGIARTPMKTSSGEPPSPLAKQLNEVFEKEASKLNLPPEPVLPLEATSPSELNLPLGTQFSLEDRMPLWSQTELPSKQVSSKEEAGQPSQPPTASQGSDKPLRDPETPRSSG, from the exons ATGGGCTCAGCCAAGAGCTCCCCGGTCACTCCGGCGCGGCCTCCGCCGCACAACAAGCTTCTGGCTCGAGTGGCGGACCCCCGTTCACCTAGTGCCGGCATCTTGCGCACTCCCATCCAG GTGGAGAGCTCTCCACAGCCAACCCTACCAGCAGGGGAGCAGTTGGAGTGTCCTAATGAGGCCCAAGACTCAGATCCCCGCTCTCCTACCCTTGGCATTGCACGGACACCTATGAAGACCAGCAGCGGAG AGCCCCCAAGCCCACTGGCGAAACAGCTGAATGAAGTCTTTGAGAAAGAAGCCTCCAAATTGAATCTTCCTCCAGAGCCTGTTCTGCCCCTAGAGGCAACTTCACCTTCCGAATTGAACTTGCCTCTGGGCACCCAGTTTTCCCTTGAGGACCGGATGccactctggagccagactgagCTCCCCTCCAAGCAGGTGTCCTCCAAGGAGGAAGCAGGACAGCCCTCACAACCCCCCACGGCCAGCCAGGGCTCAGACAAGCCCTTAAGAGACCCTGAGACTCCCCGATCTTCAG GGTAA
- the CDCA3 gene encoding cell division cycle-associated protein 3 isoform X1, whose product MGSAKSSPVTPARPPPHNKLLARVADPRSPSAGILRTPIQVESSPQPTLPAGEQLECPNEAQDSDPRSPTLGIARTPMKTSSGEPPSPLAKQLNEVFEKEASKLNLPPEPVLPLEATSPSELNLPLGTQFSLEDRMPLWSQTELPSKQVSSKEEAGQPSQPPTASQGSDKPLRDPETPRSSGSKHNRRKGNGKVLGRSPLTILQDDNSPGTLTPRQGKRPPPLSENARALKEGAILGTGRLLETGGRVWEQGQDQDKENQHFPNLVEN is encoded by the exons ATGGGCTCAGCCAAGAGCTCCCCGGTCACTCCGGCGCGGCCTCCGCCGCACAACAAGCTTCTGGCTCGAGTGGCGGACCCCCGTTCACCTAGTGCCGGCATCTTGCGCACTCCCATCCAG GTGGAGAGCTCTCCACAGCCAACCCTACCAGCAGGGGAGCAGTTGGAGTGTCCTAATGAGGCCCAAGACTCAGATCCCCGCTCTCCTACCCTTGGCATTGCACGGACACCTATGAAGACCAGCAGCGGAG AGCCCCCAAGCCCACTGGCGAAACAGCTGAATGAAGTCTTTGAGAAAGAAGCCTCCAAATTGAATCTTCCTCCAGAGCCTGTTCTGCCCCTAGAGGCAACTTCACCTTCCGAATTGAACTTGCCTCTGGGCACCCAGTTTTCCCTTGAGGACCGGATGccactctggagccagactgagCTCCCCTCCAAGCAGGTGTCCTCCAAGGAGGAAGCAGGACAGCCCTCACAACCCCCCACGGCCAGCCAGGGCTCAGACAAGCCCTTAAGAGACCCTGAGACTCCCCGATCTTCAG GTTCTAAGCACAATAGACGGAAAGGAAATGGCAAGGTACTAGGGAGATCTCCCCTCACCATCCTACAGGATGACAACTCCCCTGGAACTCTGACACCACGACAG GGTAAGCGGCCTCCTCCCCTGAGTGAAAATGCTAGGGCACTAAAGGAAGGGGCCATTCTGGGAACTGGACGACTTCTGGAAACCGGAGGCCGAGTGTGGGAGCAGGGCCAGGACCAGGACAAGGAAAATCAGCACTTTCCAAACTTGGTGGAGAACTAG